TCACTGCTCCGTCCCCAGGGCAGGGTGTAGGACAGGTGGTTAACAGCGTTTATGGCATGGTTGGATGAACCTGTATGTATCTCACTGTGGTCCAGGGGCCAAGCAGGTGCTGTCACCAGGGAGCAGCAAGGAATGTCACAACCAGTAGGACACCACCTGCCTCACCCACCTGCCAAGCTGATTGATGGCTTTATGGATGACTTACAGGGTTGCTTTTGGCTGCCTTCTGGTGGGACCACCTCTCTTCCCCACCCTCTCCATCCCAAACGTGCTTTTCCTCTTCTCATGTTTCCTATTTTGGGGACAGGTACCACTATTCATTTTGTGTCTGCAGCTAGAAATGGGGCACCCCTTACCTCCCCTCCGCTCACATTCATCAAGGCCTTTTGAATCTATCCCATAAATGTCTCCATTGTCACCCACCCTCCGTTCCCATTGTCCTCACCGCTAGTGCCTCCTGCGTTTGGATCCTGACCACTGCTTTCCCACTAGCCTCTCTGGTGGCTCATCTGCAACCAGAAGATCTGCCCCTGGTGCAAATCCTGTTAGGTCACTCCTCCTCTGCCTTAACCCCTCAGTGGCTCCCCTGTTCTGCTGCTCGAACTTGTCTGAGGATCTGCCCCTGTCGACTTTGCCAGCTCTGTTCATTCCAACTCAGTCACTACCCTTTGGCCATAGGAGCCGCTGGCTGTGCTCCAGACTTTTTCTTACTGTTCCATCCCTGTGCCTCTGCACAAGCTGAAGCCTGCACCTCCGTGTCCTCTCCTCATTACACTTGAAGACAGCTCAGGTGTCACTTCCTTCAAgaagccataattttttttttttttttttttgagacagaatctcactgtgtcacccaggctggagtgcagtggtgcgatcttggctcactgcaaccatccTACACCctttgggcttaagcaattcttttgcctcagcctcctgagtagctgggattataggtgcacaccatcacacccaactaatttttgtatttttagtagagacagagttgcgccatgttggtcaggctggtcttgaattcccgatctcaagtgatctgcctgcctctgtctcccaagttgctgggattacaggtgtgagccaccatgcccagccaggaagcCATCTCTTAAACCTGGGATGAATTGAGGCATTTCCTTTGTGGTTCCCTTGTCCCCTGGGCTTCCCTGTGTCCTGGACCTGACTGTCATTCCAGTGTCTGCCTAAACCACAGTGGATGCTcagtaatatttgttgaatggactGGATTTTCACTGCCTGTTTATTTGCCTACAAAAaatcagtgattaaaaaaatttgttcAGCATATACCTTTTGAGGACCTACTGGTGCCAAACACTGACTGCGGTGCTGGGGATACTGCTGTGGACAAGAGCAACAGAGCCTCACTCTCGAGGAGGTAGGGGTGGGTCCAGCCCACCTTCGGGTCCCAGGATGCAGCACGGGGCTGTGTGCAGAGTGCATATGCTCTCCGTACTGATTGAATAAATATAGGAACATTGGCTGACTGTTGGACAACAGTACGCTCAATCCTTCACCCCATTCTCCCTTCCATGaacaggctttcttttttttctttaatctcagAAGGTTATGGGAATAGAAACAGCCATGGTGTCAAGAATACTGACATTCATTGAGCATTTGGGCAGGTCCTTTGACATTGCTGAgctcatttcattttcctctccACCTTGCAAGGCAGGACTTTGTCTGATTTTCCAGATGGAGGGAATTGAGCCTAAGAAAGGTGACTTGCTCAGGTGTGGCAGCCAAGAGGAACAGCTGGTATTTTAATGTAGTTTTATCTGAAGCCAGAGTTTATTTTGTCTATACAATTGCAGAATGAGATGTTCagaaccaccttggcctccaagagTTGATAGGAAGTGGTTTTTAAATGGCAAGGCTCCATCTGAAGCCTGGCAGAACAGCATAACAGTTAAGAGCACACTCCTTTTTAACTTAGATGGACTTCAGTTCCTAATTCCTGTTGCACCTTGCTGTGTAATTTCGGGCCTTTTAGCCtccttgaacctcagttttccagTCTGTACAATGGTATGGTGAAACCTACCCGCAGAATGCCATTTTAAGGATTTGGTGACATAAAGATGTCAAGTGCTTTGCAGGGTATGCGGCACACAGTACGTGTTTAATATCACTGAGATGCTGGCTGGGACAGAGTGGGGTGTGGTGTTTCTTGCATTACCAGTACCCGTCTCTAGAGGGAAGCAGGAGCCAAAGAAAAGGGCCCTTGGGCTGTCCCCAGTGGGCTGTGAGTTTCAGGTCTCTAGGGACCCCACAGCACTTTGATCAGAATAAGAAAGATCAGTGAGGTCAAACAGGAAGTCGTCTGGAGATAGGAGAGCCCTTAGGAGTCTTTCAGCACAGCAGGGGAGACTGGGAcccagagacagagaaacagtgGGGTCAAGGCGAATAAGGGGGTGCTTCTTGTAGCAAAGTGAATAGGTGCCCAGGAGTGGCGGGGACATTTTCTGTTTTAGTACAGAAAAATTACTCCCTCTTACCCTTAGGTCTAACCTAAGCTGCAGCTGGCAGAGTGGACAGGAGGCTGTCTGTGATGTCACAGAGTGAGGGAACTGGGGAATATTGGGGACAGTGGGGTTTGGATTGAACCAtaaaggcagggaggagggaggacatATGCTGAACCCCTCCCCAGCAGTCCATCCCTTTGTCCACCATGCCGTAACGGCCACTGTGCCTATCAGGTCGGCTGGAATGGTTCTGCCTCACGTGTCTCTTACCCCTTTTGGATTAGTAGGCTAGCCAGGTGTGCTCTTCTTCGGGGGCTGCTAGAGGAAGACACAGCAAGCCCCACTGTGAAAACACATTTCTAAGCCCCTGTTAGTGTCCTATCTGCTATGTTTTCATTGGCCAAGCAAGTCACATGACAATTTAGTTCCTTCTCCGCAGGAGGGGGATGTTGGTGAATTCCCGACTGCTGCCGCCTCCTCTCCTGTCCTGGCATCTGTGCTATTGTGGCAGAAACCAGCCCCAGAGTGGGCTGCAGATTCTCCCAGTGTGATTAGATGGGGCCCACCCAGGTAATTGTGAATTATCTCAAGGtcgctgattagcaaccttaattgtATCTTCAACTTTAATCTTTTGCAGTGGGGTCATATTCTGTCTACCACGGTGTTTAAACACTtgtatcaagaaaataaaagaatgaaataatttcccaattctaaaagctggaaaaagaacaacaaagtaATGAAAAGGATGTATCAGATTGAAAGCAGAATTTACTAGAGTATTAAAAAGCAGATCTAATTaatcaaaatctttttttgaaaaaaattaacaaaatagaaatactaTGTAGCttaatcaggaaaaaaaggagaaggcacaaatacataaaattagaaagaataagGGGGAAATAATtgttgaaacaaaagaaattttaaaaatgttgagagTCCATAATATACTTTTAtgtaaaaaagtttgaaaatctaTGAAGTAGATAGTTTTCTGGGAAAATACAGTTTATTAAATTGATTGCATTAAAGATAGAAACTATCAATTTCTGTAGAGGAAATTTATTAAGCAACTACCCTCCCCCAAATAGGCAACAGGTCCAGACGGTTTCACAAGGAGAGTTTCACCAAGCTTTTAAAGACCAGTTACAGTACTACATAAATTGTTCTAgagcatataaaataaaacttccaaATTCTTTTCGTGAAGCAAGTGTATATTGATAACCACATGTGATagagataatacaaaaagaaaattacaaggcAATGTCACCTACCAATACGGATacaaaaattctcagtaaaatatTAGTGAACAGAATCCAACCTCATAGTATGAAGATAATAAATCATGGTCAGGTGAAATTTATCTGTGGAATGGAAGTTTGATTAGATATGAGTAAAgaaactgtgatttttttcttatagatgctgaaaaaagaaaaaagagggaattgatggatattatattaatatgataaaatggcactttctctctctctctctctttatttctacctCTATGCCTTTGTCCTAAACCCAGCTTCTTCCTTAACTTGCAAATACTGGAGCTATTTAAAATCAGGAACGAAGCACAGATATCTACTAAGTTTAACATTGTAGCGGTGGCATTAACCATTGCAATCAGAAAAGGTAAATCAGAGacataaaaattagaagaagaagaaattaaagtaTTTCTACCTGCAGATTACATAATAGTATTACTGGTAAACCataggaaagcaaaaacaaaactgctCAAACAGTGAAAGAATTCAGAGGGAAGCAAGGCGTACAATTAGCACACTGAACTCAATAGTGTTATTATATGCAAGCAATAACTAACTACAACAATAGTGAGAGAGAAaacttcatttacaatagcaacaaaagataaaatacttaggagtaaagTTAATAAGAAATttgcaaaattaatataaagaacaCTTGAAAATAGTCCTGATAGCCAACAAAGTAGGTTTGAACAAATGAAAAGCCATTGGTTGGTggctaggaagaatcaatgttatAGATGTGTCAGTTCTTCCTGATTTATAATTTTCCCTAATTTGTAAATTTAGCACAAGCGTGATGAAAATAACATCAAGATTTTTTCTGAAGCTAGACAAATTGATCCTAACATTTACatgagaaaacaagaaagaataaaacaggcAGACTCCCCAGTGGAGTAGAATAGAAAGTTCAGAAAGAgacacaaatatatatgaaaatttagtATATGATAATAAAGGTGTCATCTCAGATGGATGATTGGACCAAAGATATTCTCCTTAATAAATATGCTGAAATGACTATATAATCATTTGGAGAAAGTGTAAAGTTAGATCCATACTCCctaaatacataataataaatgccGAATGGAACAGGTTATACTTCTAATGTATAATGCCATACAAGCAAACGAAGAAGTGTGGGTGAATTCCTCTATAAACTGGATGTAGGGAAAGGCTTTCTAACGACAACCCAAAGTCCAGATTCAATGAAACATTAATAAATTTGACTTTGAGGAGCTAGTATTTCTAGTATATAAACAGCACTCAAAAAATTAacgggaaaaagaaaaaagagtggaaGACATAAACAGATAATTaataaaatcacataaaaatgaCCCTTAAACATATAAATAGATGTTAGTCTTCACTCATGGtaagggaaatgcaagttaaaaccaaaatgagataccatttctcaCCTGTAGGATTGGGAGAGGCTAAACAGTTGCTGAGGGCATGAGGAAACAGGTATCTCAGATATTATATACTCTTACAGAAGAGAACTTGGAAGCATCTAACAAAACTGTATATATCTTTTCCATTTGGCTCAAAAGTCCATGCTGAAAAATTAACCCTAAAGGTACAccgtattaatctgttctcatgctgttaataaagatataccttggcctggcacagtggctcacgcctgtaatcctgcactttaggaggttgaggatggcagatcacctgaggtcaggagttcgagaccagcctggccaacatggtgaaaccccatctctactaaaaatacaaaaattagccaggcatggtggcgggcacttgtaatcccagctacttgggaggctgaggcaggattgaactcctgagttcaatcacttgaactcaggaggcggaggttgcagtgagctaaaatggtgccaatggggaaaatgtaaattaaacaatTGGTGACTCTGGGTAAAAGGTAAATGGGAGTTCTCTGTATTATTCTTGTGACATTTCTGTAAATTTGGAATTATTTCAGAAGGTATCCAAAAAGCtaatttgttttctccttcctctctctctctcttttttctttcttcccttcccccttcccccttcccccttcccttcctttctttctttcacagagtctcgctgtgttacccaggctggagtgcagtggcatgatctcagctcattgcaacctctgcctcctgggttcaagtgattctcctgcctcagcctccctagtagctgagattacaggagcacgccaccacacctggctgatttttttatttttagtagagatggggtttcaccatgttggccaggctggtcttgaacttctgacctcatgtgatccacctgcctcagtctcccaaagtgttgggattacaggcgtgagccactgcgcccggccaataggCTACATTTTTTAAGCTTAGTTAGATGtgacaatatatttaaaaataataagacattATTTGTTAAgggggaaaggaaaagaggacACATCCTCTGGTACAATCACGAACTTTAATTGGAGGCAGCTCTTCCCATGGTGGCTTTTTTAGGAGCTGGAGTGACTCTTGCTTGGTGGCACAAGGATGGCTCAGACGTCTTCTCCTCCTTCAGGGGAGTTTCCGAATTAGTCTTCATGACTCCTGTCCACCACCCCTCTTCCTCATGGAGACACCCCAGCAGCTGTGCAGCCGCCGGCTAGAATGCTCAGGGCCTCCCAATGAGGCATGGCTGGAATGGCCAGCGCTCCTGGCAGTAGCGGTTTAAGTTTCTCTTGTAAAAATTTCTTTGGGAAGCATATGCATTcagatctgaaagaagaaaggaaaaaattatgcTGGGTGAAGGCCTTTGAACTGGGCTTGGTTGTTTGTATCGTTTGCTGATCATTCCTCAGATTCTTGAATTCCAACGGACCCAAGGCAGACCCTAGCCTAGGACTCGGAAGTCTTTTGTGATAGGAGGAGTTTCTTGCAGTGTGTTTTGCGTTGTGCTACGTTGGTGGCTTCAGTGACAGTAGGCTGTCTTGCAAAGCACAGTCACATGGAAGGTAGGAGACTTGGGCCCATCCTGGCTCTGACACTTAAGTCATTCCCTAGTGCACTTGTGGGAAGTCCCTCTCCCTCTGTGAGCCTCACCCCTATGGGGGGTGGGaagggcagaaggaaggagtgGGTGAGCTAGTGGGGTTCCTACCTTCTCAAGCTTGATTCAAGCAGAGCTGTTCCTCTTTGATCTTTTATAGAAATTGGACTCTGTGGAATGTTGTTTTCAAGGGGGTTTAGTTGTTAGGAGAATTCAAAATGACTGGGTTCGATAATCCTTAGTTCTCAACAGGACTCCTGGGGTGGTTGTGAGTTATGTGAGACCACCTGGCCATAGAACTGGTGCCCAGCAATGTGGCTGCATTTCTTCTTCCTGGGCTGTGCCACTGTCCCGGGATTGGGCAACTGTTCTTCTGTGACCCAGAGGCATTTCACCCCCAGTTGAACTACACTCAATCCACAAGTGTTTTCTGGCATTGTTTACTTGCCATGCACCTGGCTGGATCTGGGGGCATAACAGGGAACAAAACTGATGTGGGCCCCTGCCCTCCTGGCACTTACTCTCTAGTGGCCAAAGTAGACAtcaagtaagcatatgaaaaatacacGTGTAAGATGATGCCACCAGGTGTGGTagttacacctgtaatcccagcactttgggaggccaaggtaggtggatcacttgaggtcaggagttcgagaccagcctggccaacatggtgaaaccctttctctactaagaatacaaaaattagccaggcatgttggtgggtgcctgtaatctcagctactcaggaagctgagacaggagaatcacttgaacctgggaggcagaagttgcagtgagctgagtttggagattgcaccactgcactcaagcctggacagcagagggagactccatctgaaaaaaaaaaaaaaaaaaaaaaaaaaaaaagatgatgccACAAAGCCTTGAAAGGAAAGCATGGATATGTGTGCCCTTTCCCCCAAGACCTGCTCCTCCTCATGCACTTCCTAGCTGGGAAGATAGTGGAGTCAGGTCTTAGACTCTAGGGTCTCCCCAGTGTGCTCTGGAATATGACTGGGGCTGCTTGATGGGAGCAATTCCATCTCCCCATCTCGCTTAGCTGAAGTATCAATGGGGTCTGGTTATCAGGACCAGGTTCCCTGTCTGGGGGTTTCTGGTCAGTGTTAGGACCCCAATTTGGGACTCACCCTCAAACTCACTGCTGCTGGAGGAAGTGCTCTTTTTTGGCTGGATCAGGGGCGTTCTCGAAGGCAAATGGGAGACTCCGTTAATGCGCTTGGGATTTTGTCTGTCAAGCTCATCCTTCTGAAGCTGCAAATCTGGCAATGAGAATTCCACAGGGTCACGTGGGGGAGGTTTAGGTGAGATCACGGAAGTGAAGGTGTTTTGCAAGCTCTGAAGCAGCGCACACAGGCAAGTGGGAGTTATTATGGGGTGGGGGTGTACCTGAAACTACCACCTCCTGTCCTCTGAGGGCTTCCCTCACAAGCAGGTGCTGGATTCCAagtgtgtatttaaaaataatacattgtatTTGTACGTATTTATGGGCTACGtatgaaattttgttacatgcatagaatgtgtaatgatcaattcAGGGCAAAGTATGTAttccttttaaaacattaacttttttccatttataaatgtAATGCATATGCTTTATAGAAAAGTTAGGAAATATTGAATAGTATAAAGGAGGAAAAAGTGCCCCCAAATACGTCTTCCCCAAGTTATTATCACAGTTTCGGTCTTTTCCTATGCATATTTTACATAGTCCACCATATCCTAAGTATTATGGatgaattttacttatttatttattttttgagacagggatctgctctgttgcccaggctggtgtggtgtgatcatagctcactgtaccctcgaactcctaggctcaagcaatcctcctgcctcagcctccagagtagctaggactacaggcatgtgtcactgcgcccagctaatttaaaaatttttttttttgtagagagcaggagtctcactatgttgacaggctggtctcgaacccctggcctcaagtaatcctttggcctcagcctcccaaagtgctagtatcacagttgtgagccacctcacccagccctgcaTTTGACTTTATTCGTATACATTATGgcataaatatttttcacatgtcactaaatttaaaaaatggttgtaCAATATTCTAGTTTTTGAATAATGTAAgatttatttaaccaaagttCTAATGttggattttttattatttatttatttatttatttgagagagtctcactctggtacctaggctggagtgcagtggtgcaatcatgacttactgcagcctcgacc
The nucleotide sequence above comes from Nomascus leucogenys isolate Asia chromosome 8, Asia_NLE_v1, whole genome shotgun sequence. Encoded proteins:
- the TEX48 gene encoding testis-expressed protein 48 isoform X2 → MAAHQNLISKIFCLCCRDCQEPYVIDDSKVPSQTQEHKPSTQNLQLQKDELDRQNPKRINGVSHLPSRTPLIQPKKSTSSSSSEFEDLNAYASQRNFYKRNLNRYCQERWPFQPCLIGRP
- the TEX48 gene encoding testis-expressed protein 48 isoform X3, with protein sequence MAHQNLISKIFCLCCRDCQEPYVIDDSKVPSQTQEHKPSTQNLQLQKDELDRQNPKRINGVSHLPSRTPLIQPKKSTSSSSSEFEDLNAYASQRNFYKRNLNRYCQERWPFQPCLIGRP
- the TEX48 gene encoding testis-expressed protein 48 isoform X1, translated to MASWSAELLPPPRCCGTVQTPQPQHSPVPQLCDITDSLLSTLPAADLQLQKDELDRQNPKRINGVSHLPSRTPLIQPKKSTSSSSSEFEDLNAYASQRNFYKRNLNRYCQERWPFQPCLIGRP